The following proteins are encoded in a genomic region of Deltaproteobacteria bacterium:
- a CDS encoding cytidine deaminase, with product MICPRRLLMMTGVHLPLGADLDYLVLMSVRKRAQRARRLRSEVVIGLAAGVGAPLELVQSRIASALEKLGYEVELIHLSGLTELFDLSTPSPGSSAGEAERIDAGMRRGNEAREATGHDDILAMAAVGQIRNRRGRGLTRLDGRAFVLRQLKHPAEVDLLRRVYRDGFHLVGVYSPVEAREERLADHGMHEDRIAELIARDEREPSTSGQRLRDTFHLADVFVNVAKSRSAIASQIERYFALVYGKGLHGPTPDEFGMFQAYASALRSVQLGRQVGAAILSPHRDLIAVGTNEVPRAGGGPYFDGDPEDARDHIRGRDSSDEMRERMATEIASRVIDGWESLSPAGRLERARGIQERLESTTISALTEFGRAVHAEADALLSAARVGVSTRGCSLYATTFPCHVCAKHIVSAAIDRVVFIEPYPKSRARELFDDSISLEKRSKSRVLFEPFVGVAPRRYVELFSMRAPDGEEIARKDAAGFVLGEFRRPRLEMSYSSAIDREGWAADELRGLLGEGEGS from the coding sequence GTGATCTGCCCCCGTCGTCTCCTGATGATGACCGGAGTTCACCTACCACTCGGCGCTGACCTCGACTATCTAGTCCTCATGAGCGTCAGGAAGCGTGCGCAGAGGGCGCGGAGGCTTCGCTCCGAGGTCGTGATTGGATTGGCGGCCGGAGTCGGCGCGCCCTTAGAGCTGGTGCAGAGCCGGATCGCCAGTGCCCTCGAGAAGCTCGGCTACGAAGTCGAGCTGATTCACCTGAGTGGACTCACGGAACTGTTCGACCTCTCGACGCCGTCACCTGGTTCGAGTGCTGGCGAGGCCGAGCGCATCGACGCGGGCATGCGGCGCGGGAACGAGGCGCGCGAGGCGACCGGGCACGACGACATCCTCGCGATGGCGGCGGTCGGCCAGATCCGCAATCGACGCGGAAGAGGACTGACCAGGCTCGATGGCAGGGCCTTCGTGCTGCGCCAGCTCAAGCATCCGGCCGAAGTCGATCTACTGCGCCGGGTGTACAGAGACGGATTCCACCTGGTTGGCGTGTACTCCCCGGTCGAAGCGCGCGAGGAGCGACTTGCGGACCATGGCATGCACGAAGATCGGATTGCGGAGCTGATTGCGCGCGATGAGCGCGAACCATCGACGTCGGGCCAACGGCTGCGGGACACGTTCCATTTGGCAGACGTATTCGTGAACGTCGCAAAGTCGCGTTCGGCGATCGCCTCGCAGATCGAGCGGTACTTCGCCCTGGTGTACGGCAAAGGCCTACACGGCCCGACACCCGACGAGTTCGGGATGTTCCAGGCCTACGCGAGCGCGCTTCGCTCGGTGCAGCTCGGCCGGCAGGTTGGCGCGGCGATCCTGAGCCCGCACCGGGACCTGATCGCAGTGGGGACCAATGAGGTTCCGCGTGCGGGCGGCGGACCCTACTTCGACGGCGACCCCGAGGATGCACGCGATCACATTCGGGGTCGCGACTCGAGCGACGAGATGCGCGAACGGATGGCGACGGAGATCGCGAGTCGAGTGATCGACGGCTGGGAGTCGTTGTCTCCGGCCGGTCGACTCGAGAGAGCGCGAGGGATCCAGGAGCGCCTCGAGTCCACGACCATTTCAGCTCTCACCGAGTTCGGCCGCGCCGTGCACGCCGAGGCGGACGCGCTTCTCTCGGCCGCTCGGGTTGGCGTGTCGACGCGGGGATGTTCGCTGTACGCAACGACCTTCCCTTGCCACGTCTGCGCGAAGCACATCGTGTCGGCGGCGATTGACCGCGTAGTATTCATCGAGCCGTATCCGAAGAGCAGGGCGCGCGAGCTCTTCGACGATTCGATCTCGCTCGAGAAGCGCTCGAAGAGCCGAGTCCTGTTCGAGCCGTTCGTCGGCGTGGCGCCGCGCAGGTACGTAGAGCTGTTCTCCATGCGGGCTCCGGACGGCGAGGAAATCGCGAGGAAGGATGCGGCCGGCTTCGTTCTCGGAGAGTTTCGGCGACCACGGTTGGAGATGTCATACTCCTCCGCGATCGACCGCGAGGGATGGGCCGCGGACGAGCTTCGCGGGCTTCTGGGAGAAGGAGAGGGGAGTTGA